The Triticum dicoccoides isolate Atlit2015 ecotype Zavitan chromosome 6A, WEW_v2.0, whole genome shotgun sequence genome has a window encoding:
- the LOC119317592 gene encoding zinc-finger homeodomain protein 7-like: MEYKRSSHVEEDEELEEEEEEEEDDEEEEEDEEGAMRDRRHQHQHQHPHHHRHHYTMAPAAAAPPQHLHMQGQAPQVLGSPAAAASSPSSLMEAAAFSRPLLPPNSSLVSSPPPPPPPQAPPGFLLPQHQHPHRRRVDRERERERTVEAPGEAHRQQQQQQPQPQHQQRHQEPARNGVLGGGTMPPPPPTLAIVTGGATRAPGEHGGASGPEPLPWRYRECLRNHAARMGAHVLDGCGEFMPSPGDGPAALACAACGCHRSFHRREPVVLVPSPSPSPASAVVSPSATPAGANSRLMPLLLAPPHMQQKRPHVPASPMSAPAALAESSSEELRAPPPPPPPPQAQAQAAAGGSASAPPAPSKKRFRTKFTPEQKERMLEFAHRVGWRVQKPDGGVVDAFCAQVGVPRRVLKVWMHNNKHLAKTSATSPPPLPPLHHDPSPPAPHQHQHHPAPPPHHQQQQQQQHGA; the protein is encoded by the coding sequence ATGGAGTACAAGAGGTCATCGCatgtggaggaggacgaggagctggaggaggaggaagaggaagaggaggacgatgaggaggaggaggaggacgaggagggggCGATGCGGGACCGTcggcaccagcaccagcaccagcacccGCACCATCATCGCCACCACTACACCATGGCGCCGGCCGCGGCCGCGCCCCCGCAGCACCTGCACATGCAGGGCCAGGCTCCGCAGGTTCTTGGCTCGCCTGCCGCGGctgcctcctcgccctcctccttgaTGGAGGCCGCGGCTTTCTCCAGGCCCCTCCTGCCTCCCAACTCCTCCctcgtctcctcgccgccgccgccgccgccgccgcaggcgcCGCCCGGCTTCCTCCTGCCCCAGCACCAGCATCCCCACCGGAGAAGGGTGGACCGCGAGAGGGAGCGGGAGAGGACGGTGGAGGCGCCTGGGGAGGCCCaccgtcagcagcagcagcagcagccgcagccgcAGCACCAGCAGCGCCATCAGGAGCCGGCGAGGAATGGCGTGCTTGGCGGTGGCACCATGCCTCCCCCGCCGCCTACGCTTGCCATCGTGACCGGCGGCGCCACAAGGGCGCCGGGCGAGCACGGTGGCGCCTCGGGCCCGGAGCCCCTGCCGTGGAGGTACAGGGAGTGCCTGCGGAACCACGCCGCGCGGATGGGCGCGCACGTGCTCGACGGCTGCGGCGAGTTCATGCCGTCCCCGGGCGACGGGCCCGCCGCGCTGGCCTGCGCCGCGTGCGGCTGCCACCGCAGCTTCCACCGCCGCGAGCCGGTGGTGCTGGTCCCCTCGCCCTCTCCGTCCCCCGCCTCCGCCGTGGTGTCCCCCTCCGCGACCCCGGCCGGCGCCAACTCCCGGCTCATGCCGCTCCTCCTCGCCCCGCCGCACATGCAGCAGAAGCGCCCGCACGTCCCGGCGTCCCCGATGTCCGCGCCCGCCGCGCTGGCCGAGTCGTCGAGCGAGGAGctgcgcgccccgccgccgccgccccctccgccgcAGGCGCAGGCGCAGGCGGCCGCGGGCGGGTCGGCCTCCGCGCCCCCGGCGCCGAGCAAGAAGCGGTTCCGGACCAAGTTCACGCCGGAGCAGAAGGAGCGCATGCTGGAGTTTGCGCACCGCGTGGGCTGGCGCGTGCAGAAGCCCGACGGCGGCGTGGTGGACGCCTTCTGCGCGCAGGTCGGCGTGCCCCGCCGCGTCCTCAAGGTGTGGATGCACAACAACAAGCACCTCGCCAAGACCTCGGCCAcgtccccgccgccgctgccgccgctccaCCACGACCCCAGTCCTCCTGCTCCccaccagcaccagcaccaccccgcgccgccgccccaccatcagcagcagcagcagcagcagcacggcgCATGA
- the LOC119317591 gene encoding ATPase family AAA domain-containing protein 3C-like: MRRLLRPAKAAASVAAGAAVLASLGEVAYADSVFSFRRQPAAPPPPPPDAPAPAAASSGSSGFDPEELERGARALRQINGSRYAKLLFGLMQSQEETRLAEMAAEKVRHDIYWKVKEIEAKRKMGEEYRENLKQQSQIEAQRLRYEDELAKKRKQEEREAERRRDAELVRMQEIGALKREQARRATEQKILEQELQTLKERAKNDRETNKENAISNAKAKAHEAKLTEDYERRMLVELMNGEKEKWLAAINTTFQHIEGGLRTLLTDRSKLVMGIGGVTALAAGVYTTREGARVTWGYVNRILGQPSLIRESSMRKFPLPGLKALKPSSASLSGGAGFENVILHPSLKRRIEHLARATANTKSHDAPFRNMLFYGHPGTGKTLVAREMARKSGLDYAMMTGGDVAPLGSEAVTKIHEIFDWAKKSQKGMLLFIDEADAFLCERNSTHMSEAQRSALNALLFRTGDQSRDIVLVLATNRPGDLDAAITDRIDEVIEFPLPGEEERFQLLKLYLNNYMPKEDDKRSPWSTLLKKQPKKIHVRDISDDLLRDAARKIDGFSGREIAKLMASVQAAVYGSPDCILNPQLFREVVEYKIGEHQQRMKLASEAAA; this comes from the exons ATGCGCCGCCTACTCCGGCCGGCGAAAGCGGCGGCCTCCGTGGCCGCCGGGGCCGCGGTACTGGCGTCGCTCGGCGAGGTCGCGTACGCGGATAGCGTCTTCTCCTTCCGCCGCCAGcccgccgcccctcctcctccacctccagatgcccccgcccccgccgccgcctcgtccgGCTCCAGCGGGTTCGACCCCGAGGAGCTGGAGCGCGGGGCCCGCGCGCTGCGGCAGATCAATGGCTCCCGGTACGCCAAGCTG CTGTTTGGGCTGATGCAGAGCCAGGAGGAGACGCGCCTCGCGGAGATGGCTGCGGAGAAGGTCCGCCACGATATCTACTGGAAAGTCAAGGAAATC GAGGCGAAGCGGAAAATGGGTGAAGAATATAGAGAAAATTTGAAACAGCAATCACAAATTGAGGCACAAAGGTTACGCTACGAGGATGAGTTAGCTAAGAAAAGAAAGCAG GAAGAGCGTGAAGCTGAAAGACGACGGGATGCTGAACTTGTAAGGATGCAAGAGATTGGTGCCTTAAAAAGAGAACAAGCTAGGCGTGCCACAGAACAGAAGATTTTAGAGCAAGAGCTACAGACTCTGAAAGAAAGGGCTAAAAATGATCGTGAGACAAACAAAGAGAATGCTATTTCTAATGCTAAAGCTAAAGCTCATGAAGCAAAGCTGACAGAAGATTATGAAAGAAGAATGCTTGTGGAACTCATGAATGGCGAAAAAGAGAAGTGGCTTGCTGCAATAAATACCACCTTTCAACATATAGAAG GTGGGTTAAGAACATTATTGACTGATAGGAGTAAGCTAGTAATGGGTATTGGAGGAGTCACTGCACTAGCTGCTGGAGTTTACACTACTAG GGAAGGAGCCAGGGTTACATGGGGTTACGTCAATAGAATTTTGGGTCAGCCTTCACTGATTCGTGAATCATCAATGCGAAAGTTTCCATTGCCAGGTCTTAAGGCTCTTAAACCTAGCTCTGCATCTCTGTCGGGAGGTGCGGGCTTTGAGAATGTTATTCTTCACCCTTCACTCAAACGGAGGATTGAACATCTTGCACGAGCAACTGCAAATACGAAATCTCATGATGCGCCATTCCGCAATATGTTGTTCTATGGACATCCTGGAACTGGCAAGACTTTAGTAGCCAGGGAAATGGCTCGCAAATCT GGCCTTGATTATGCAATGATGACAGGGGGAGATGTTGCACCATTAGGATCAGAGGCTGTTACCAAGATCCATGAAATCTTCGACTGGGCTAAGAAGTCCCAAAAAGGAATGCTTCTTTTCATTGATGAGGCTGATGCATTCTTGTGCGa GCGTAACAGTACCCATATGAGTGAAGCCCAGCGGAGTGCTCTCAATGCACTATTATTTCGAACTGGTGACCAATCAAGGGACATCGTTCTTGTCCTTGCAACCAACCGACCGGGTGATCTTGATGCTGCTATTactgaccgaattgatgaagttatCGAGTTTCCCCTACCTGGGGAAGAGGAGCGGTTTCAGCTGCTCAAGTTATACTTGAACAACTACATGCCCAAGGAAGATGACAAGCGTTCTCCTTGGAGCACACTGCTGAAGAAGCAGCCGAAGAAGATACACGTACGGGACATAAGTGATGATCTCCTGAGGGATGCTGCGCGCAAGATTGATGGCTTCTCCGGCAGAGAGATTGCGAAGCTGATGGCCAGTGTGCAGGCTGCTGTCTACGGGAGTCCTGACTGCATATTGAATCCGCAGCTGTTCCGCGAGGTGGTTGAGTACAAGATCGGCGAGCACCAGCAGCGCATGAAGCTTGCTTCGGAGGCTGCAGCTTGA